The following proteins are co-located in the Styela clava chromosome 15, kaStyClav1.hap1.2, whole genome shotgun sequence genome:
- the LOC120334532 gene encoding calcium-activated chloride channel regulator 4-like, with translation MDISGSMGSTDGSGQTRLEQISTSANYFITNVPNGTYVGIVTFHTYAVTVSELVHLETPEDRKQLAAKLPSRTFDSTCIGCGINEGIKVLENHARAQGGYLIVMTDGGENAKPHVADVRDDVLEKVVIVESLIVYTSANEDLVSLSEDSGGQWFFAASHDLEAFVESYNQMLEPTDGDDTKKTLQLTSETFIIDDVTDEYTTIVDIDDTIGNNTVFTYTWSYGNKAERPIIELSPPSGCNYTTEDRKESYHCSENPTISEEYKTIRFEIPGTAQTGSWESHVKKRTSNSQTVVVFVTSMAADKDTPPIMVSSVLSQKNYCPLVYATVTQGLNPVLGAHVEAALAKEGEGSSTYDLYDNGAEPDIRRNDGVYSRYLCTGSIHGRYSVKVKVYSKSDGSVVESSVRQSRATYNPGVIDENGNLVLNPNGPTLLPRNVTFGIDSSRLGNFSRQISPGAFEYTPPTPPPTGGGTTSSDMFSPSKVFDLKAAQNDFTNYTKGIVLTFTAPGDDFDSGKASKYEIRYNSEDMNALLGSFESNAEIYQDTVTEGNISDPSMAGTIERIVIKTPNFTNSATSVSIGYAIRATDKAGNQADISNVAIIRYYFEPPKFALPPDTTSSPYESTLASTNETSTIDSSTEARAEASTTTKLPTVLSTKLTPFSTEKPSKRNLYIGIGILLLVLVASLGTAVSILICWLCCGNKSSSKSSKPNRSKPDRETIENPYADAFEMRNMENGTSKQYGQYHHKSTAIPRPSSLYA, from the exons ATGGATATTTCTGGGAGCATGGGCTCAACCGATGGTAGTGGTCAG ACCCGGTTGGAACAAATCTCAACTTCCGCAAATTATTTCATCACCAATGTGCCCAATGGCACATACGTCGGAATAGTAACGTTTCATACATATGCAGTAACAGTAAGCGAGTTGGTACACCTAGAGACACCTGAAGATCGAAAACAGTTAGCAGCAAAGTTACCTAGCCGTACTTTTGATAGTACGTGCATAGGATGTGGAATCAATGAAGGAATTAAG GTACTCGAGAACCATGCACGAGCGCAAGGAGGGTACTTAATTGTTATGACCGATGGTGGAGAAAACGCCAAACCCCATGTTGCCGACGTTAGAGACGATGTATTAGAAAAG GTGGTGATAGTTGAATCGTTAATCGTATATACCAGCGCCAACGAAGATTTAGTTTCTCTTTCGGAAGACAGTGGTGGTCAATGGTTTTTCGCTGCTTCGCATGATTTGGAAGCTTTTGTAGAATCTTATAATCAAATGCTTGAGCCAACAGATGGAGATGACACGAAGAAAACACTACAA TTGACCAGTGAAACATTCATTATTGATGATGTGACTGATGAATATACCACAATTGTTGATATTGACGACACAATTGGAAACAATACTGTCTTTACCTATACTTGGTCTTACGGAAACAAAGCTGAACGCCCTATTATAGAATTATCCCCACCTTCGGGATGTAATTATACCACTGAAGACCGGAAGGAATCATACCATTGCAGCGAAAACCCGACAATATCTGAAGAATATAAAACAATCCGATTTGAAATCCCGGGAACAGCTCAG ACCGGCTCATGGGAAAGTCATGTTAAAAAAAGAACTTCCAACAGCCAGACCGTTGTTGTATTTGTTACCTCGATGGCTGCAGACAAAGACACTCCGCCAATTATGGTCTCGTCTGTGTTGAGTCAAAAGAATTACTGTCCTTTAGTATACGCAACG GTAACACAAGGACTCAATCCAGTACTCGGGGCCCATGTCGAGGCAGCGCTCGCTAAAGAAGGCGAAGGTTCCTCGACGTATGACTTATATGACAACGGAGCTG aaCCTGACATTCGTAGGAACGATGGCGTGTATTCCAGATACTTGTGTACAGGAAGCATACATGGGAGATATTCAGTTAAG GTTAAAGTATATTCAAAATCGGATGGTTCGGTCGTTGAAAGTTCTGTCAGACAATCTAGAGCAACTTATAATCCAGGTGTCATTGATGAGAACG GAAATCTTGTCCTCAATCCCAATGGACCGACATTATTACCAAGAAATGTAACATTTGGAATCGACTCATCACGGTTGGGAAACTTCAGTCGACAAATTTCACCAGGCGCTTTTGAATACACACCGCCGACACCGCCACCTACGGG TGGAGGGACTACATCATCGGATATGTTCTCTCCGAGTAAAGTATTTGACTTGAAAGCAGCACAGAACGATTTCACGAACTATACAAAAGGAATTGTTTTAACTTTTACTGCACCGGGAGATGATTTTGACAGTGGGAAAG CCTCAAAATACGAAATTCGATATAATTCCGAAGATATGAATGCTTTGCTTGGCAGTTTTGAGTCTAATGCAGAGATATACCAAGACACTGTAACCGAGGGAAACATTTCTGATCCTTCTATGGCTGGTACTATTGAACGAATTGTGATCAAAACACCTAACTTTACTAATTCTGCTACTTCCGTAAG CATTGGATATGCCATTCGAGCAACGGACAAGGCCGGAAATCAAGCTGATATTTCTAACGTCGCTATCATAAGATATTACTTCGAACCTCCAAAATTTGCCCTACCACCAGATACAACTTCCAGTCCATATGAGTCGACTTTAGCTTCCACCAATGAAACTTCGACTATAGATTCAAGCACCGAAGCTAGAGCTGAGGCCTCAACAACTACGAAACTACCAACTGTATTGAGTACAAAGCTCACACCGTTTTCAACAGAAAAGCCGAGCAAAAGAAATTTATACATTGGGATTGGAATTTTGCTGTTAGTACTTGTTGCATCGTTGG GAACTGCGGTATCTATTCTTATTTGTTGGCTATGCTGTGGAAATAAATCTTCGAGCAAATCTTCAAAGCCCAACCGATCTAAGCCGGATCGTGAAACAATAGAAAATCCTTATGCAGATGCTTTTGAAATGAGGAATATGGAAAACGGCACGAGCAAACAATATGGACAGTATCATCACAAGAGTACTGCGATACCTAGACCAAGCTCATTATATGCAtga